A window from Leptospira meyeri encodes these proteins:
- a CDS encoding LIMLP_12425 family protein gives MNLKDWFRSQYPGLFPEDSDNVVLENKICSLFQHVKEKEDTILPRMSKDFDTRLFNLLESVTIDKPGQKISFTFKDLIENRTVQYSFSAVMALSLVFVLVSRTSQEPSFPGNQDTAGVVIEQNNYQYEPTSLDLNESYQKRVLLDRLRSAPGAVYGLRELELYYEKTGRESSADELRLLIESVER, from the coding sequence ATGAATTTAAAAGATTGGTTTCGTTCACAATATCCAGGACTCTTTCCTGAGGATTCAGACAATGTGGTTTTGGAAAATAAGATTTGTTCTCTTTTCCAGCATGTGAAGGAAAAGGAAGACACCATCCTTCCCCGAATGTCAAAAGACTTCGACACCCGCCTCTTCAACCTCCTGGAATCCGTCACCATTGACAAACCAGGCCAAAAGATCTCCTTCACTTTCAAAGACCTAATCGAAAACCGAACGGTTCAATATTCCTTCTCTGCCGTAATGGCTTTAAGCCTTGTCTTTGTGCTTGTAAGTCGCACTTCCCAAGAACCAAGTTTTCCGGGAAATCAAGATACGGCCGGTGTTGTGATTGAACAAAACAACTACCAATACGAACCAACAAGCCTTGATCTGAATGAATCCTACCAAAAACGCGTGTTACTTGATCGTCTGCGATCTGCTCCTGGAGCTGTTTACGGACTTCGAGAATTGGAATTGTATTATGAAAAAACAGGAAGAGAGTCTTCTGCTGATGAATTAAGACTTCTCATCGAATCTGTAGAAAGATAA
- the hpf gene encoding ribosome hibernation-promoting factor, HPF/YfiA family, whose amino-acid sequence MKINYTWKHLDRSEAAEKYADEKLERVSKYVQKIVSCEVSFEAIHGEIHSNMKLHADGNNFNAHNQDKDVYVCIDGLEDKILSQTSKHHDKKSQH is encoded by the coding sequence ATGAAAATTAATTATACCTGGAAACATCTAGATCGATCCGAAGCCGCTGAAAAATATGCGGACGAAAAATTAGAACGAGTATCAAAATACGTTCAAAAAATAGTATCCTGTGAAGTATCATTTGAAGCCATTCATGGAGAAATCCACTCTAACATGAAGTTACATGCTGATGGCAATAATTTCAACGCACACAACCAAGACAAAGATGTATATGTTTGTATCGATGGATTGGAAGACAAAATTCTTTCCCAAACAAGCAAACACCACGATAAAAAAAGCCAACACTAA
- a CDS encoding DUF4912 domain-containing protein, whose protein sequence is MANEDKEDGKVKKSAAKKKKSTVTAAKKTAKVAPKKNAKKLENPPLKSPVPSIYNDSRFTKHPEFPQEDLIRVLVRTPKEAFVFWKFSEKTLKNLLIDLDSPTTDGFQFRLKVEYKNIFGSERTEMFDLAPFTESYYLKFMFPVRDIQTSILVSHNQKEVSTLHSSGKDLPQGTESFRLDKEWIHPQWISLGLVAKSVGSDEYYVKDGDASEFYVNPRGNAQGDPRRDPNQSLTKLGNGSGSGRGLLE, encoded by the coding sequence ATGGCAAATGAAGATAAAGAGGATGGAAAGGTAAAAAAAAGTGCAGCCAAAAAGAAAAAGTCAACTGTTACTGCTGCCAAAAAAACTGCGAAAGTCGCCCCTAAAAAAAACGCGAAAAAATTAGAGAATCCTCCTCTAAAGTCGCCTGTTCCATCCATTTACAACGATTCCAGATTTACCAAACACCCTGAATTTCCACAGGAAGATCTCATTCGGGTTCTCGTTCGTACCCCAAAAGAAGCCTTTGTCTTTTGGAAATTTTCCGAAAAAACTTTAAAGAATCTTTTGATTGATTTGGATTCTCCAACGACTGATGGATTTCAGTTTCGATTGAAGGTCGAATACAAAAATATTTTTGGAAGTGAACGGACAGAAATGTTTGATCTCGCTCCCTTTACCGAATCGTACTACTTAAAATTTATGTTTCCTGTAAGAGACATCCAAACATCCATCCTTGTCTCCCATAACCAAAAGGAAGTTTCTACTCTTCATTCATCGGGAAAGGACCTTCCCCAAGGAACAGAATCATTTCGATTGGATAAAGAATGGATCCACCCTCAATGGATTAGTTTGGGGCTTGTGGCAAAGTCTGTGGGAAGTGATGAATACTATGTGAAAGATGGAGACGCGTCAGAGTTCTACGTGAATCCGAGAGGGAATGCCCAAGGTGATCCCAGACGAGATCCCAACCAATCTTTGACGAAGTTAGGAAATGGATCGGGATCAGGAAGAGGACTTTTAGAATGA
- a CDS encoding glycoside hydrolase family 57 protein — translation MNHFLKGHLVFVLHAHLPFVRHPGYDTPFIEENWLNEAILETYIPLIRVFRNLKKESVPFRITMSFTPTLSLMLTDPYLQNGFRKYIKNLINLAKEETKRNAKDPHLHFLATRYLEHFLDTESIFEEEGGDLTKLFLPFVESGELEIMTSPATHAFLPFYDSEPSIFRSQLKNGRRTFRRIWGRDPKGIWLSECGYTQKLEEELDREGFRYFFVDTHGITHASPRPKFGVYAPVEVGYGVFAFGRDPESSKQVWSSIDGYPGDFRYREYYRDIGHDLPWEEISPYLNSNGVRINTSIKYYRITGKTQDKGYYHPDWAMEACGNHAEDFLRNRIRQAEYLFETNKQPAVIVSPYDAELYGHWWYEGPQFIEFLFKKIHFNQNTIQLSHPLEAARALPRIQSVEMKMSSWGENGYGEVWLNPTNDWIYPLIHSLSIRMHKRAHEFGSSGTDLQKRILKQMGRELLLLQSSDWAFIMKTGTMVDYAVRRTNVHTNLFLTLEAMLTGQVDEGILHSAEEENNAFPDIRVEDFY, via the coding sequence ATGAATCATTTTTTAAAAGGGCACTTGGTTTTTGTTTTGCATGCCCACCTACCATTTGTTAGACACCCAGGATACGACACTCCTTTTATAGAAGAAAATTGGTTAAACGAAGCCATTCTTGAAACCTATATCCCACTGATTAGAGTGTTTCGGAATCTAAAAAAAGAATCCGTTCCCTTCCGGATCACCATGTCTTTCACTCCGACCCTTTCCCTTATGTTGACAGATCCATATTTGCAAAATGGATTTCGTAAATACATAAAAAACCTGATTAACTTAGCCAAAGAGGAAACCAAACGAAATGCAAAAGACCCACATCTCCATTTCCTTGCCACAAGATACTTAGAACATTTTTTGGATACAGAGTCTATCTTTGAAGAAGAGGGTGGTGACTTAACCAAACTGTTTTTACCTTTTGTGGAATCGGGAGAACTGGAAATCATGACAAGTCCTGCGACCCATGCTTTCCTTCCTTTTTATGATTCCGAACCCTCAATCTTTCGTTCCCAATTGAAAAATGGTAGGCGAACTTTTCGGCGCATTTGGGGAAGAGACCCCAAAGGGATTTGGCTTTCGGAGTGTGGATACACCCAAAAACTAGAAGAGGAACTGGACCGAGAAGGATTTCGGTATTTCTTTGTGGATACTCACGGAATCACCCATGCGAGCCCAAGGCCTAAGTTTGGAGTGTACGCACCAGTGGAAGTTGGGTATGGGGTCTTCGCTTTTGGCCGTGATCCGGAAAGTAGCAAACAAGTTTGGAGTTCAATCGATGGCTATCCCGGAGATTTTCGGTACAGGGAATACTATCGAGACATTGGCCATGACCTTCCTTGGGAAGAAATTTCTCCTTATCTCAATTCCAACGGAGTCAGGATCAATACCAGTATCAAATACTATCGGATCACAGGGAAAACCCAGGACAAAGGATACTACCATCCGGACTGGGCGATGGAAGCTTGTGGAAACCATGCAGAAGACTTTTTGCGGAACCGAATTCGCCAGGCAGAGTATTTATTTGAAACGAACAAACAACCTGCTGTCATTGTTTCTCCCTATGATGCCGAGTTGTACGGACACTGGTGGTATGAAGGCCCACAGTTCATTGAATTTTTATTTAAAAAAATCCATTTCAACCAAAACACCATCCAATTGTCTCATCCTTTAGAAGCAGCTCGTGCCCTCCCGCGGATCCAATCAGTAGAAATGAAAATGTCCAGTTGGGGAGAAAATGGGTATGGAGAAGTTTGGCTGAATCCAACAAACGATTGGATTTATCCTCTCATCCATTCCTTAAGCATTCGGATGCATAAGAGGGCTCATGAATTCGGATCCTCTGGAACCGATTTACAAAAAAGAATTTTAAAACAAATGGGAAGGGAACTCCTACTTTTACAAAGTAGCGATTGGGCCTTTATCATGAAAACGGGAACCATGGTGGATTATGCGGTCCGTCGTACCAATGTGCACACCAATCTTTTTTTGACCCTGGAGGCAATGTTAACTGGCCAGGTGGATGAGGGGATCCTTCACTCTGCCGAGGAAGAGAACAATGCGTTCCCTGACATCCGGGTGGAAGATTTCTATTAG
- a CDS encoding SET domain-containing protein, protein MKKKKSIKKAKKRKPVVYTESDFIVKPSSVPNIGMGLFTKQTLYKGDTVGYYMGKIITDEQAESNKYVDSKYLLWICKDWWIYGEGRESNYTRYINHSSKPNAELITSVRWKTARFKVLKTIPEGGEIFFDYGKDYWDNVDFKPK, encoded by the coding sequence ATGAAGAAAAAGAAATCTATAAAGAAGGCCAAAAAAAGGAAACCGGTAGTGTATACCGAGAGTGACTTTATCGTAAAACCTTCCTCTGTTCCTAATATCGGAATGGGACTATTCACCAAACAAACATTATACAAGGGAGATACCGTTGGTTACTACATGGGTAAAATCATTACCGATGAACAAGCGGAATCAAACAAATACGTAGACTCAAAATACTTACTTTGGATCTGTAAGGACTGGTGGATTTATGGGGAAGGACGTGAATCCAATTACACCCGTTATATCAACCACTCCTCAAAACCAAACGCGGAACTCATCACTTCTGTCAGATGGAAAACGGCACGGTTTAAAGTGTTAAAAACAATTCCGGAAGGTGGAGAAATTTTCTTTGATTATGGAAAGGACTATTGGGACAATGTGGACTTCAAACCGAAGTAA
- the ribH gene encoding 6,7-dimethyl-8-ribityllumazine synthase: MTATLEGTRIGNGQKHCVIVSKFNEFITESLLKGAKDAYRQHGIADSDVTVIYVPGAFELPQTVKRVLGSKKYQFSAIVCLGAVIRGATSHYDLVSGEAAKVGSVADGSVPVIFGVITTESIEQAIERAGTKAGNKGYEAATTAIEMANLFKEIG; the protein is encoded by the coding sequence ATGACAGCTACTCTGGAAGGCACCCGCATCGGAAACGGACAAAAACACTGTGTCATCGTTTCAAAGTTTAATGAATTCATTACCGAGTCTCTACTCAAAGGAGCAAAAGATGCATACAGACAACATGGGATCGCTGATTCCGATGTCACTGTGATCTATGTTCCCGGTGCCTTCGAACTCCCACAAACCGTAAAACGTGTTCTTGGGTCAAAAAAATACCAATTTTCTGCTATCGTTTGCCTTGGGGCCGTGATTCGCGGAGCCACTTCTCATTATGATTTGGTTTCTGGGGAAGCGGCTAAAGTAGGATCCGTGGCTGATGGATCGGTACCTGTGATTTTTGGAGTCATTACGACGGAATCGATCGAACAAGCCATTGAAAGAGCCGGCACCAAAGCAGGTAACAAAGGATACGAGGCAGCCACCACAGCCATTGAGATGGCAAATCTTTTCAAAGAGATCGGATGA
- the nusB gene encoding transcription antitermination factor NusB — protein MSSRHRGRSLALMCLYQIDLVGTDPDRAMKFDWYDKKITREEKEYAVFLVKGVVENRKAIDTLIKKYSENWELSRISVVNRCILRLSILSLQKEPFLAAPVVINEAVELTKEFETDESAQFINGLLDAFYKKEIVAKNPK, from the coding sequence ATGAGTTCTAGACACCGCGGGCGAAGTCTCGCCCTAATGTGCCTCTACCAAATTGACCTCGTCGGAACGGATCCAGACCGAGCGATGAAATTCGATTGGTATGACAAAAAAATCACTAGAGAAGAAAAAGAATATGCTGTCTTTCTTGTGAAAGGAGTGGTCGAAAATCGAAAAGCGATCGATACTCTAATCAAGAAGTATTCGGAGAATTGGGAACTTTCGCGTATTTCCGTGGTCAACCGCTGTATTTTGCGTTTATCGATCTTGAGTTTGCAAAAGGAACCTTTCCTTGCGGCCCCCGTTGTCATCAATGAGGCAGTGGAACTCACCAAAGAATTTGAAACGGACGAATCAGCACAGTTTATCAACGGACTGCTCGATGCCTTCTATAAGAAGGAGATTGTAGCGAAAAATCCCAAATAA
- a CDS encoding tetratricopeptide repeat protein: MDPIQKNRFRIEEQSSQPSYYQEDPYLRNLGREKETTYESETTARRPVLSFLFWTFLVLLVLGFLTAGYWWYLQKKQNPEEIAKALKNLPTDKKALNLLVDKPYLPDDSVNPKLAACLNAYHNRYVDRVGNVCEEFLNSPGSDEDKSIALTVLGVLYDEAGRYINSIERLEKAIQYDSKNYFAFYNLSLALKHAGKFEEARRAAERAKEIAPNDYRVALLQGNLFQEIGDPASAIEAYKEGQSLAPTDVTLTYNLAISYLKQGNIAEAISEFQKVVQTAPNSQTAVLSYGHLGTIFYQREDYDRAEFYFREVIRLKTNDAKSYYNLGLVYLKKKVPEEAAKYFQKALDSNANEPEVYRYIADAFLSMGQTNMAITALKKALLLKPSDVDSLFALSELYYKKGELVEAESLFRRIIRLTPGDTYSETAYVNLGIILDEMERYSESITSFEGALALNPKNQSAYYNLGLAYLHAGKPTMAIESLRKSQALDPNHTQSRLAIADYYLENRFYSEAIAEYEEAIAWKPELYEARLKLADVYIQTKNYPAAEKVLVYVLENAKDPKEIKLAHRKLALSYASSGNSGLSRKAKEEAFRATHIDPEDMESKLVLSKILIDSGSLVDREKAIEELTVITRSDVTPTISSKAHNYLGVCYFKNGEFKKALSSFQTAIDLNPSLTEAYENKRAARAQYEKSLESKKRTYF, encoded by the coding sequence ATGGATCCCATCCAAAAAAACCGGTTTCGCATTGAAGAGCAGTCTTCACAGCCAAGTTATTACCAGGAAGATCCATACTTACGGAACCTGGGCCGAGAAAAAGAAACCACTTACGAATCAGAAACCACGGCACGTCGTCCAGTTTTATCTTTTTTATTTTGGACATTCCTTGTTCTACTCGTCCTTGGGTTTTTAACCGCAGGTTACTGGTGGTATCTACAAAAAAAACAAAATCCGGAAGAGATTGCCAAAGCGTTAAAGAACCTGCCCACAGATAAAAAGGCATTGAACCTTCTTGTCGATAAACCATATCTTCCCGATGATTCTGTAAATCCCAAACTTGCTGCTTGTCTCAATGCCTATCACAACCGTTATGTGGATCGAGTGGGAAATGTTTGTGAAGAATTTTTAAATTCGCCAGGAAGTGATGAAGATAAATCCATTGCCCTCACTGTGCTTGGTGTGTTGTATGATGAAGCAGGTCGTTATATCAATTCCATTGAACGATTGGAAAAAGCCATCCAATACGATTCCAAAAACTATTTTGCTTTTTATAATCTTTCCCTTGCTCTCAAACATGCAGGGAAATTTGAAGAGGCAAGGCGAGCTGCCGAAAGAGCTAAAGAAATTGCTCCCAATGATTATCGTGTGGCACTCCTCCAGGGAAATTTATTCCAAGAGATAGGAGATCCTGCCAGTGCCATTGAAGCATATAAAGAAGGACAGTCACTTGCACCTACAGATGTCACTCTTACGTATAACTTAGCCATTAGTTATCTGAAACAAGGAAATATTGCAGAGGCCATTTCTGAATTCCAGAAGGTAGTGCAAACAGCGCCCAATTCCCAAACCGCTGTTTTGTCTTATGGCCATCTGGGAACGATTTTTTACCAAAGAGAAGATTATGATAGAGCAGAGTTTTATTTCCGCGAAGTGATTCGTTTGAAAACAAATGATGCCAAGTCCTACTATAACTTAGGTTTGGTGTATTTAAAAAAGAAAGTTCCAGAAGAAGCAGCCAAATACTTCCAAAAAGCCCTTGATTCCAATGCCAATGAACCAGAAGTGTATCGTTATATTGCAGACGCATTTCTATCGATGGGCCAAACCAATATGGCCATCACTGCCTTAAAAAAAGCTTTATTACTGAAGCCCAGTGATGTGGATTCCCTTTTTGCATTGTCTGAGCTCTATTATAAAAAAGGGGAACTGGTAGAGGCAGAAAGCCTATTTCGCCGGATCATCCGTCTGACCCCTGGAGATACGTATTCGGAAACTGCTTATGTGAATCTCGGAATCATTTTGGATGAGATGGAGCGGTATTCAGAAAGTATTACCTCTTTTGAAGGGGCACTTGCACTCAATCCTAAAAACCAATCGGCTTATTACAATTTGGGCCTTGCCTATTTACATGCTGGAAAACCTACGATGGCGATTGAGTCCCTTCGTAAATCGCAAGCCCTGGATCCGAACCATACACAGTCACGACTTGCCATTGCGGACTACTATTTAGAAAACCGTTTTTATTCAGAAGCGATTGCTGAGTATGAAGAAGCGATTGCTTGGAAACCGGAACTGTATGAAGCAAGATTGAAACTGGCGGATGTATACATCCAAACCAAAAACTATCCTGCCGCCGAAAAGGTGCTCGTATATGTTTTGGAAAACGCTAAGGATCCAAAGGAAATTAAACTGGCTCATAGAAAACTGGCGCTTAGTTATGCGAGTAGTGGAAACTCTGGTCTTTCCAGAAAAGCAAAAGAAGAAGCATTTCGCGCTACCCATATTGACCCAGAGGATATGGAATCAAAGTTAGTCCTCTCCAAAATTTTAATTGATTCCGGTTCCCTTGTTGATCGTGAAAAAGCGATCGAAGAACTAACTGTTATTACTCGCTCCGATGTCACTCCTACCATTTCCTCCAAGGCACATAATTATTTGGGGGTTTGTTATTTTAAAAATGGGGAATTCAAAAAAGCGCTCTCTAGTTTCCAAACAGCCATTGATTTAAACCCAAGCCTTACGGAAGCATATGAAAACAAAAGAGCAGCGAGAGCTCAGTATGAAAAATCCCTGGAATCTAAAAAGAGAACTTATTTTTGA
- a CDS encoding class I SAM-dependent methyltransferase, translating into MSLFQFLPHKIFPEFYEECRLTGVLRYLPAKQREYGDSYFMEEYKSQYKKSYYEDEPNLRAMAKRRLSNLKKLAEGNPKDKTSSQKKTLLEIGSAAGFFLDEAKIVGYQTKGLELSPKEVEYAKSSLSLDVDQTSVLSVGLREWEEQFDVVSAFFVIEHIEDIEGIWKRMKAWTRPGGYLYLAVPSSFGPSFQTNPKEWFATHPSDHFFDYSFLSLKKLLSILGFEVNYVRPMSYHSYRDLSPLGKLPEWLYRLYANQFAYGDTIELIARKRKH; encoded by the coding sequence TTGAGTTTGTTCCAATTTTTACCCCATAAAATATTCCCAGAGTTTTATGAAGAATGTCGACTTACCGGCGTTCTTCGGTATCTTCCTGCAAAACAAAGAGAGTATGGGGATAGTTATTTTATGGAAGAATATAAGTCCCAATATAAAAAATCTTATTACGAGGATGAACCAAACTTACGTGCGATGGCCAAACGTCGGTTATCGAATTTAAAAAAATTGGCAGAAGGAAATCCCAAGGATAAAACTTCCTCTCAGAAAAAAACACTTTTGGAAATTGGATCGGCGGCGGGTTTTTTTTTGGATGAAGCAAAAATCGTCGGTTACCAAACAAAAGGCCTCGAACTTTCTCCCAAAGAAGTGGAATATGCAAAATCCTCTCTTAGCCTCGATGTAGACCAAACTTCGGTTTTGTCGGTAGGTTTGCGTGAGTGGGAGGAACAATTTGATGTGGTCTCTGCTTTTTTTGTCATAGAACACATTGAAGACATCGAAGGGATTTGGAAACGAATGAAGGCATGGACTCGGCCAGGTGGGTATCTTTATTTGGCAGTTCCTTCTAGTTTTGGCCCCAGTTTCCAGACAAACCCCAAGGAATGGTTTGCTACCCATCCCTCTGACCACTTTTTTGACTACTCCTTCCTCTCTTTGAAAAAACTCTTGTCAATCCTTGGCTTTGAAGTGAACTATGTTAGACCTATGTCGTATCACTCCTACCGGGACTTAAGCCCTCTTGGCAAACTCCCCGAATGGCTGTATCGACTATATGCAAACCAATTTGCCTATGGTGATACCATCGAACTGATTGCCAGAAAAAGAAAACACTGA
- a CDS encoding DEAD/DEAH box helicase: MKFNELPFHESLTKALEKIGYTDLTPIQAKSIPFAMEGNDLTGLAQTGTGKTMAFLLPTLHRLLSATEEEPLPYALVLAPTRELTIQIAEEAKKLLEFTDFGVATIIGGTDYRSQEQALGNKACLIVATPGRLIDFVKNHGLSLENIKVVILDEADRMFDMGFVQDLKYIFHKCKNRKQSLLFSATLSYEVVRLASKYLNEPIEVHINPEKVITERIDQTLLHLGREEKLPYLVNSLLNNQIEGLGIIFTNYKMNIPKIVSVLRKFGITATGLSSELDQKKRIRLLRDFKAGKYKYLIATDVASRGIDIENIDVVYNYDLPQDAENYVHRIGRTARAGRKGMSIGFCSETDYTELERIERYLNSKIPIGEIREEYLEFPTGEFTPVFVDEAIPGEKKYQDRERRDRGGRGGKPRRGGDNRGGEHRSGDRNENRSGDRGRGKGRGEKHHPPAKMSHPHHHEGDGDHKHPAKMTHHEFKHGHQPKDGKGKGQHKKNQSGKPYQKNDPRRNLFDINEVKKSKKKKQSIWQRILSLFKKD; encoded by the coding sequence ATGAAATTTAACGAATTACCCTTTCACGAGTCATTAACCAAAGCTTTAGAAAAAATCGGTTATACAGACCTCACTCCCATCCAAGCCAAGTCCATTCCATTTGCAATGGAAGGAAACGACCTCACGGGGCTTGCTCAAACCGGAACCGGAAAGACTATGGCTTTCTTACTTCCCACCCTCCATAGACTTTTGTCGGCAACAGAAGAGGAACCTTTGCCTTATGCCCTTGTCCTTGCCCCCACAAGAGAACTCACGATCCAAATTGCAGAAGAAGCTAAAAAACTTTTAGAGTTCACTGACTTTGGTGTGGCTACCATCATTGGGGGAACGGATTACCGCTCCCAAGAACAGGCGTTAGGTAATAAGGCTTGTCTCATTGTGGCGACGCCCGGACGTCTCATCGACTTTGTAAAAAATCACGGCCTCTCTTTGGAAAACATCAAAGTGGTGATTCTCGACGAAGCAGATAGAATGTTTGATATGGGATTTGTCCAAGATCTTAAATACATCTTTCACAAATGTAAAAATAGAAAACAATCTCTTCTTTTTAGTGCAACCTTAAGTTACGAAGTGGTGCGTCTTGCCAGTAAGTATTTGAATGAACCGATTGAAGTTCATATCAATCCAGAAAAAGTCATCACCGAAAGAATTGACCAAACCTTACTCCATTTAGGAAGGGAAGAAAAACTACCATATCTTGTGAATTCTCTTTTAAATAACCAGATAGAAGGTCTTGGAATTATTTTTACCAATTACAAGATGAATATTCCTAAGATTGTTTCTGTATTGCGAAAATTTGGAATCACTGCGACTGGACTTTCTTCCGAACTCGACCAAAAGAAACGAATCCGTCTTTTACGAGATTTTAAAGCAGGAAAGTATAAGTATCTGATTGCGACAGATGTTGCTTCCCGTGGGATCGATATCGAAAATATCGATGTGGTTTATAATTATGATCTACCACAAGATGCAGAAAACTATGTGCATAGGATTGGTCGGACAGCGCGTGCGGGAAGAAAAGGTATGTCGATTGGATTTTGTTCCGAGACAGATTATACCGAACTCGAACGAATTGAACGTTACCTGAATTCCAAAATTCCGATCGGAGAAATTCGTGAAGAGTATTTAGAATTTCCAACAGGTGAGTTTACTCCTGTATTTGTCGACGAAGCCATCCCTGGTGAAAAAAAATACCAAGACAGGGAACGGAGAGACCGTGGTGGTCGTGGCGGGAAACCAAGACGTGGCGGGGACAACCGAGGCGGCGAACACAGATCAGGTGATCGAAATGAGAACCGATCTGGAGACCGTGGTCGAGGGAAAGGGCGTGGGGAAAAACACCACCCACCAGCAAAGATGTCGCACCCACACCATCATGAGGGAGATGGAGACCATAAACACCCGGCCAAAATGACTCACCATGAATTCAAACATGGCCATCAACCCAAGGATGGGAAAGGTAAAGGCCAACATAAGAAAAACCAATCGGGAAAACCTTACCAAAAGAACGATCCAAGAAGAAATCTCTTCGATATCAACGAAGTGAAAAAATCTAAAAAAAAGAAACAATCGATTTGGCAGCGAATTCTTTCTCTTTTCAAAAAAGATTAA
- a CDS encoding N-acetylmuramoyl-L-alanine amidase family protein, whose amino-acid sequence MAFSDLKMVMPELSTKLKKFTRVGSIYTPQGNLQFRLGSSFYTLDGKIYKIPKAILKKEEDVYLPLDLVEAVLLNLISYDVRYQFKETELWVLIPKEPTPKRNLNVKAIVIDAGHGGKDPGTSDPTGYFEKDVSLGVARYTYLYLRKYYPEIRVQMVRKNDTFVELEDRSKMANQMLQDTRDVVFISFHCNASLSDKAAGFEVYYLSQSPSTEAARETAILENRYVGKHKNPVVSQIQSQMLSSVTQRRSRKLASAVALEYEKGLSPEIPSRGVKKADFSVLRGSLMPAVLVEMGYLTNPEESKRLRDKNYQKKIARSVIKGIHEYASSKD is encoded by the coding sequence GTGGCATTCTCCGATTTAAAAATGGTAATGCCAGAACTTTCAACAAAACTAAAAAAATTCACAAGAGTTGGTTCCATTTACACTCCTCAGGGGAACCTTCAATTTCGCCTTGGATCTAGTTTTTATACCCTGGATGGTAAAATTTACAAAATCCCAAAAGCCATTTTAAAAAAGGAAGAAGATGTATATCTTCCTTTGGATCTTGTGGAAGCGGTTTTACTCAATCTCATTTCTTATGACGTTCGTTACCAATTCAAAGAAACTGAACTTTGGGTTCTCATTCCTAAAGAACCAACTCCTAAACGAAATCTCAATGTGAAAGCCATTGTCATTGATGCGGGGCATGGAGGAAAGGATCCAGGCACTTCCGATCCAACAGGATATTTTGAAAAGGATGTGAGTCTCGGTGTGGCTCGTTATACTTATTTGTACTTACGAAAGTACTACCCAGAAATTCGGGTGCAGATGGTTCGAAAAAATGATACCTTTGTGGAGTTAGAAGACAGATCCAAAATGGCAAACCAGATGTTGCAGGACACAAGGGATGTGGTTTTTATTAGTTTTCATTGCAATGCTTCGCTTTCGGATAAGGCAGCTGGTTTTGAAGTCTACTATCTTTCCCAAAGTCCAAGTACGGAGGCCGCTCGTGAAACGGCTATTTTGGAAAATCGGTATGTGGGAAAACATAAGAACCCGGTTGTCTCTCAGATCCAATCCCAGATGTTGTCCAGTGTCACCCAAAGGCGGTCGCGGAAATTGGCAAGTGCTGTGGCTTTGGAGTATGAAAAGGGTTTGAGTCCCGAGATCCCATCCCGGGGTGTGAAAAAGGCAGATTTTTCCGTCTTGCGAGGAAGCCTTATGCCTGCGGTACTTGTGGAAATGGGGTATCTGACAAACCCTGAGGAAAGCAAACGTTTGCGGGACAAAAACTACCAAAAGAAAATTGCACGCAGTGTCATCAAAGGAATCCATGAATACGCATCTTCAAAAGATTAA